From a single Candidatus Zixiibacteriota bacterium genomic region:
- a CDS encoding protein kinase, giving the protein MALTTGTKLGPYEVLSPLGAGGMGEVYKARDSRLDRIVAIKVLLGQTADNGELRQRFEREARAVSSLNHPNICTLYDVGAENGIDYLVMEYLEGTTLSARLTRGPLATDELLRIAVQIADALDKAHRQGLIHRDLKPANVMLTKSGAKLLDFGLAKLTQTSGAVQGQADMTRTSGMTGKGTILGTLQYMSPEQLEGNEADARSDIFAFGAMLYEMTTGKRAFEGKSQASLIAAILEREPTPISDIQPMSPPAVERIVKTCLSKDPDERFQSAHDLKLQLKWLSDGNFDLKTPSEKDRSFTSNKPPMMILAAVLVFGLAYTVSQLVMKTEDSATAKEIRFVIPEEPNAKYIRSSTPDFALSPDGSKIAMSMQDSLGVSYIALRQLSSNRMIRIQGTEGGEGPFWSPDGSFIGFERSNPARISKVSLAGGSPQDIYESLDGGFGGVVWLEDGTIIFESGRRPIMRISADGGTPEPILDIETVHEKNGHSWPILLPDKKHYIYRVPPDAEGNRSIYLAKFGSKEGKKLLANEYNAGFLPPDYLLFMRGSSLMAQRIELDPPSLIGNAVLVADNISINPIPGTAAIAAGENGTLLYRQGGSQPITQLVWFDRKGNRLGNADAPNTDVGVSLSHDNQRAAVCRLNSRYSHEAGEQPVSLWTIDLKKNISTRITADIKNSDESPIWSTDDKRLLYASHKDGSPARIAEHLASGSGNEITLLTHEDLSLLLPNGNPHPSDWSADGQSILFQITDSTGSLDLAIMKYDDIASIKVIAGGRSFQSQGQFSPDGEWIVYSSNQSERPEIYIRPLTGTSELSQISSNGGLNPRWRRDGKAINYLDLNANLMEVTINPLSPSEFSSPVMLFNTGIAIKTYDFYGGGAEYDVTTDGSRFLVNTVIRPAVLAPLNVVLNWKPPDGKER; this is encoded by the coding sequence ATGGCATTGACAACCGGCACAAAACTTGGGCCATACGAAGTCCTCAGCCCACTCGGCGCCGGCGGGATGGGCGAAGTCTACAAAGCCCGCGACAGCCGGCTTGATCGGATTGTCGCGATCAAAGTCCTGCTTGGACAGACTGCCGACAACGGCGAACTGCGCCAGCGGTTCGAGCGCGAAGCTCGCGCAGTATCGAGCCTCAACCATCCCAATATATGTACTCTCTACGATGTCGGCGCTGAGAATGGAATCGACTATCTTGTGATGGAATATCTTGAAGGTACAACGCTTTCTGCTCGGCTAACGCGAGGGCCGCTGGCGACCGATGAACTTCTCCGCATAGCAGTCCAGATTGCTGACGCCCTCGACAAGGCACATCGACAAGGACTCATACACCGGGATTTGAAACCTGCAAATGTCATGCTCACTAAATCTGGAGCTAAGCTGTTGGATTTCGGGCTGGCCAAGCTCACTCAGACAAGCGGGGCGGTGCAGGGCCAAGCCGACATGACAAGAACATCCGGCATGACCGGCAAAGGGACAATTCTTGGAACCCTGCAATATATGTCACCGGAACAACTTGAGGGAAATGAGGCCGATGCCCGCTCCGATATATTTGCTTTTGGCGCGATGCTCTATGAGATGACTACCGGAAAGAGAGCTTTTGAAGGAAAGAGCCAGGCGAGTCTGATAGCGGCAATTTTGGAACGTGAGCCGACTCCGATCTCAGACATCCAGCCTATGTCCCCGCCTGCAGTCGAACGGATTGTAAAGACATGTCTTTCAAAAGATCCTGATGAGAGATTCCAATCGGCGCATGACTTGAAACTGCAGTTGAAATGGCTCTCTGACGGAAACTTTGACCTCAAGACTCCATCAGAGAAAGACAGATCGTTCACATCAAACAAACCCCCGATGATGATCCTTGCCGCCGTATTGGTCTTCGGTCTCGCGTACACCGTCTCACAATTAGTAATGAAAACAGAAGACTCCGCGACTGCAAAGGAAATCAGGTTTGTGATTCCTGAAGAGCCGAATGCAAAATACATACGCTCCTCAACTCCTGACTTTGCACTGTCGCCCGATGGCAGTAAAATAGCGATGTCTATGCAAGACTCGCTCGGCGTGTCCTATATTGCTCTGAGGCAGCTTTCGTCCAATAGAATGATCCGCATTCAGGGGACCGAAGGCGGGGAGGGTCCGTTCTGGTCGCCAGATGGCAGTTTCATCGGATTTGAACGCTCTAATCCAGCCAGAATAAGCAAAGTATCGCTTGCAGGAGGCTCTCCGCAGGATATCTATGAAAGCCTGGATGGCGGTTTTGGAGGCGTAGTTTGGCTTGAAGATGGCACTATTATCTTTGAAAGCGGACGGCGTCCCATCATGCGTATTTCTGCGGATGGCGGCACACCTGAACCAATTCTCGATATTGAGACTGTCCATGAGAAGAACGGACACTCGTGGCCAATTCTACTTCCTGACAAAAAGCACTATATCTATCGTGTTCCTCCAGACGCCGAAGGGAATAGATCAATTTATTTGGCAAAGTTTGGATCAAAAGAGGGAAAGAAACTGCTGGCGAATGAGTACAATGCCGGCTTTCTGCCACCCGACTATCTGCTCTTCATGCGGGGATCCAGTTTGATGGCGCAAAGAATTGAACTTGATCCCCCTTCGTTAATAGGCAACGCCGTTCTGGTGGCGGACAATATTTCAATTAATCCCATTCCAGGAACCGCCGCGATAGCGGCAGGTGAAAATGGAACTTTGCTTTATCGGCAGGGAGGGTCACAGCCCATCACCCAGCTCGTTTGGTTTGACAGAAAAGGAAACAGGCTGGGCAATGCGGATGCACCAAATACTGACGTGGGGGTGAGTCTTTCTCATGACAACCAGCGCGCCGCGGTGTGTCGTCTAAACAGCCGGTATTCGCACGAAGCAGGAGAACAGCCCGTCAGTCTTTGGACCATTGACCTAAAAAAGAATATCAGCACTCGAATTACAGCTGATATCAAAAACAGTGATGAGAGCCCGATTTGGTCTACCGATGACAAGAGACTCCTGTATGCCTCCCACAAGGACGGAAGCCCTGCCCGGATTGCGGAACATCTTGCAAGCGGCTCAGGAAATGAAATCACTCTTCTCACCCACGAAGACCTTAGTTTGCTGTTGCCTAACGGCAATCCACACCCGTCAGACTGGTCTGCGGATGGACAGTCCATCCTTTTCCAAATCACCGATTCGACCGGATCGTTAGACCTGGCTATAATGAAATATGATGATATCGCCTCCATCAAAGTTATTGCCGGTGGGCGCAGCTTTCAATCTCAAGGTCAATTCTCGCCGGACGGCGAATGGATTGTTTATTCGTCAAATCAATCTGAGAGGCCTGAGATCTATATTCGGCCCCTGACCGGTACGAGCGAACTTTCGCAAATTTCTTCAAACGGAGGGCTAAACCCTCGGTGGAGACGGGACGGAAAAGCGATTAACTATCTTGATCTGAATGCGAACCTCATGGAGGTCACAATCAATCCTCTCTCTCCGTCTGAATTCAGTTCGCCAGTTATGCTTTTTAACACAGGGATTGCAATTAAGACATATGACTTCTACGGGGGTGGCGCGGAATATGACGTTACGACCGACGGGTCGCGCTTTTTGGTCAACACAGTTATCCGCCCGGCAGTGCTTGCGCCGTTGAATGTGGTATTGAACTGGAAACCGCCGGATGGAAAAGAGCGCTGA
- a CDS encoding DUF4153 domain-containing protein: MSLFSKFPSFYQLYNDAIETFARFPFTMLSACVSVILGIVLVEMRQDNTSRHTFENMCFASVLGLSLFTALALFAEKQNWRRKFSIILQSFGAVLLFLYYLSLPEKSYEPNLYLVRFALLAVVFHLLVAFLPFLRGYQVNGFWQYNKSLFLRFLTAALYSAVLYLGLILTLSSAEHLFGIDIDEESYFELWIVLAGIVNTWIFLAGVPRNLTELNDNYEYPKGLSVFAQYILLPLVGLYLVILYIYELKIIAQWNWPKGWVSHLVLGFSVVGILSLLLLWPLKDKAENTWIRTFIKRFFLALIPLIAMLFLAVLERISDYGITINRYLVIAMAVGLAVVVFYFVFSRRKDIRTIPIVIASIALISAFGPWSAFSVSENSQLARLDAYLTKYNLPPDSIRASAQPQLSIEDRREMSSITEYLLDWHGAEAFSKWVNYSVLISVDTAYGRSSVKSMTEKLGFEYSSPDNTDTQRRLSLYANKGTAVNIKDFEYLIEMPRYLADPLENVSYGSKLKNGDSCSIKFNLQSGHLSINIITDGVLVDSAYLHLTNQIESLPDLVNLVHVPDEELTFSVAGSGFDAQIIILELSGRFEADSLKIDSFKGYVLLRRR; encoded by the coding sequence ATGTCGCTTTTCTCCAAATTCCCCTCGTTTTATCAACTTTACAATGACGCTATCGAGACCTTCGCGCGTTTTCCGTTCACCATGCTGAGCGCTTGTGTTTCGGTAATTCTTGGAATTGTTCTTGTCGAAATGAGGCAGGACAACACATCACGGCACACATTTGAGAATATGTGTTTTGCGAGCGTTCTTGGTCTCTCGCTCTTTACAGCGTTGGCCTTATTCGCCGAGAAACAAAATTGGCGCCGAAAATTTTCGATTATCCTCCAGAGTTTCGGAGCGGTTTTGCTCTTCTTGTATTACCTGTCGCTTCCGGAAAAAAGTTATGAGCCAAATCTCTATCTGGTTCGCTTTGCCTTACTGGCTGTCGTTTTTCATTTGTTGGTAGCCTTCCTGCCGTTTCTTCGAGGTTATCAGGTCAATGGTTTCTGGCAATACAACAAATCCCTCTTTCTTCGCTTTTTGACTGCCGCGCTCTATTCAGCGGTTCTATACCTCGGACTGATACTCACTTTGTCTTCCGCTGAACACCTGTTCGGCATTGACATAGATGAGGAAAGCTACTTCGAATTATGGATTGTTCTCGCTGGTATAGTTAATACCTGGATATTTCTTGCTGGTGTCCCTCGCAATCTTACAGAACTAAATGACAATTATGAGTATCCAAAGGGTCTCAGCGTCTTCGCCCAATATATCCTACTGCCACTGGTCGGGCTTTATCTTGTTATCCTCTACATTTATGAACTCAAGATTATTGCTCAGTGGAACTGGCCGAAAGGCTGGGTTTCCCATCTTGTTCTCGGGTTTTCAGTCGTGGGGATTCTTTCTCTACTGCTCTTGTGGCCGTTGAAAGATAAGGCTGAGAATACATGGATCCGTACCTTCATCAAACGCTTCTTCCTTGCGCTCATCCCTCTCATCGCTATGCTTTTTTTGGCAGTGCTCGAGCGAATTTCCGATTATGGCATTACGATCAACCGATATTTGGTGATCGCCATGGCGGTCGGGCTCGCAGTTGTGGTTTTCTATTTTGTTTTCAGCCGCCGGAAAGACATACGAACCATCCCGATAGTTATTGCGTCAATCGCACTCATATCAGCGTTCGGGCCGTGGAGCGCCTTTTCGGTTTCCGAGAACAGTCAGCTGGCGAGGTTGGATGCATATTTAACAAAGTACAATCTCCCGCCCGACAGCATCCGGGCTTCTGCCCAACCGCAGCTATCAATTGAAGATAGAAGAGAGATGAGCTCTATCACAGAATATCTACTTGACTGGCATGGAGCAGAAGCATTTTCAAAGTGGGTGAATTACAGTGTGTTGATCTCAGTAGACACTGCTTATGGCCGGTCGTCGGTCAAGTCAATGACAGAGAAACTTGGGTTCGAATATTCATCGCCTGATAATACGGACACTCAGCGGCGTCTTTCTCTTTATGCGAATAAGGGGACAGCCGTTAATATCAAAGATTTTGAGTATCTCATTGAGATGCCACGCTATCTTGCCGACCCATTGGAGAATGTTAGCTATGGATCAAAATTAAAAAATGGAGATTCATGTTCCATAAAGTTTAATCTGCAAAGTGGACATTTGTCTATCAATATTATCACTGATGGTGTTCTGGTAGATTCAGCATACCTTCATCTAACGAATCAGATTGAAAGTCTGCCAGACCTTGTCAACCTTGTTCATGTTCCAGATGAAGAGTTGACATTTTCCGTTGCAGGATCGGGCTTTGATGCACAAATCATAATCCTTGAACTGTCCGGACGATTTGAGGCTGACTCTCTGAAAATAGATTCATTTAAAGGGTACGTTCTCCTGCGGAGACGGTGA
- a CDS encoding DUF3185 domain-containing protein — protein sequence MKSLIIIGIILIIVGAIGLIYGGITYTTNKDAIDFGGIEFQINERERIDMPPILGGIAMAVGVGLVFIGRKGKSRE from the coding sequence ATGAAATCACTCATAATCATCGGAATCATTTTGATAATCGTCGGCGCCATCGGACTCATTTACGGAGGCATCACCTACACGACGAACAAAGACGCCATCGATTTTGGCGGAATCGAATTTCAGATTAATGAAAGAGAGCGCATCGACATGCCTCCTATCCTCGGAGGTATCGCCATGGCTGTCGGGGTGGGCCTTGTGTTTATAGGCAGAAAGGGAAAATCGCGCGAATAG
- a CDS encoding nucleotidyltransferase domain-containing protein, giving the protein MKQKKTISIGASLFPKIKRQLFTLFFLSESRHYFREITRLVNASPGTVQRELKSLTEAGILSSEKVGRQKYYWADPECMIYADLKAIVIKTFGVVETVTESLEKFRKDIVVAFVYGSIARSSDTSKSDIDIMIVGKVEMRALAAALNKVEETLMRPINQTLYSPEEFSDKAGSKNHFIRSVVASEKLFIIGTKNDLGRLAQK; this is encoded by the coding sequence ATGAAACAGAAGAAAACTATAAGCATTGGCGCATCTCTATTTCCGAAAATTAAGCGGCAGCTTTTTACTCTGTTCTTTCTATCCGAGAGTCGGCATTACTTCCGCGAAATTACTCGCTTAGTGAATGCTTCGCCAGGAACAGTTCAAAGAGAGTTAAAATCACTGACGGAGGCTGGAATTCTGTCCTCGGAGAAGGTGGGCAGACAGAAATATTATTGGGCCGATCCTGAGTGCATGATTTATGCTGACCTGAAAGCAATTGTGATCAAGACATTTGGAGTGGTAGAAACAGTTACTGAATCCTTGGAAAAATTTCGAAAGGACATCGTTGTGGCCTTTGTGTACGGTTCAATTGCCAGAAGCTCTGATACATCCAAAAGCGACATAGATATCATGATTGTAGGAAAAGTGGAAATGCGGGCACTTGCTGCGGCGCTTAATAAAGTCGAAGAAACTCTCATGCGTCCCATAAATCAAACTTTGTACTCGCCTGAGGAGTTTTCAGACAAGGCAGGCAGCAAGAATCATTTTATTCGTAGCGTAGTTGCATCCGAGAAACTCTTTATTATTGGCACAAAAAATGACCTTGGACGATTGGCTCAAAAGTAG
- a CDS encoding YdeI/OmpD-associated family protein, with protein sequence MGKKDARVDAYIAKSADFAKPILVHLRETVHHACPAVEETMKWSFPHFEYKGVLCSMASFKAHASFGFWKGSLLGEKEGMVVKADDTSMGHLGRITKIADLPNKKTMTQLIKDAMKLNDDGVKVPKTPRVTATTPLEIPDYFIKALRRNKEAQKAFGAFSPSHKKEYIEWIVEAKSDATREKRIEQALEWMSEGKSRNWKYVRK encoded by the coding sequence ATGGGTAAAAAAGATGCGCGGGTCGATGCCTACATCGCCAAGTCGGCCGATTTCGCCAAACCGATTTTAGTCCACCTTCGTGAGACCGTCCACCATGCCTGCCCCGCCGTCGAAGAAACCATGAAGTGGAGTTTTCCGCACTTTGAATACAAAGGCGTGCTCTGCAGCATGGCATCATTCAAAGCGCATGCGTCGTTCGGTTTCTGGAAAGGAAGTCTGCTCGGTGAGAAAGAAGGGATGGTTGTTAAGGCGGATGATACGTCAATGGGACATCTTGGACGCATCACAAAAATCGCCGATTTGCCCAATAAAAAAACGATGACGCAACTCATCAAGGATGCGATGAAACTCAATGATGACGGCGTGAAAGTCCCCAAAACGCCGAGGGTAACAGCAACGACCCCGCTTGAGATACCAGATTATTTTATAAAGGCGCTCCGCAGGAACAAAGAGGCGCAGAAGGCTTTCGGCGCTTTTTCACCGAGCCACAAAAAAGAATATATCGAGTGGATAGTTGAAGCCAAATCCGATGCCACGCGCGAGAAACGCATTGAGCAGGCGCTTGAATGGATGTCCGAAGGCAAAAGCAGAAATTGGAAGTATGTGCGGAAATAG